The following coding sequences lie in one Pseudarthrobacter phenanthrenivorans Sphe3 genomic window:
- a CDS encoding DeoR/GlpR family DNA-binding transcription regulator encodes MLAVARHQAILDALQRERVVRVSDLAQQLGVSLMTVRRDIEVLEEGGRLERIHGGAKIPGDTSTHEPGFDLKSTQLTAEKQAIAVEAASLVQEGMAVGLSAGTTTWALAKELVNGPQITVVTNSVRIADLFHHAAATGPARYSSTVILIGGERTPSDALVGPIATAALKQLHLDVLFMGVHGMDGQAGFTTPNLLEAETDRAFVAAARKTVVLADHTKWGLLGISSIASLEDVDEVITDSGLGLEAQRLISESTKLRVVPA; translated from the coding sequence ATGCTCGCCGTCGCACGCCACCAGGCAATTTTGGACGCCCTCCAGCGCGAGCGGGTTGTCCGGGTCTCGGACCTGGCCCAGCAGCTGGGTGTGTCCCTGATGACTGTCCGCCGCGACATCGAGGTGCTGGAGGAAGGCGGGCGGCTGGAGAGGATCCACGGCGGTGCGAAAATCCCGGGTGACACCAGCACGCATGAGCCGGGATTCGACCTGAAGTCCACGCAGCTGACGGCAGAAAAGCAGGCCATTGCCGTGGAGGCGGCTTCGCTGGTCCAGGAAGGCATGGCGGTGGGGCTCAGTGCCGGCACTACTACATGGGCCCTGGCGAAGGAACTGGTCAACGGTCCCCAGATCACCGTGGTCACCAATTCGGTGCGGATCGCGGACCTCTTCCACCATGCGGCTGCCACGGGCCCGGCCAGGTACAGCTCCACCGTGATCCTGATCGGCGGCGAGCGCACCCCGTCCGACGCTTTGGTGGGACCCATTGCCACGGCGGCACTGAAACAGCTCCACCTGGACGTGCTGTTCATGGGCGTTCACGGAATGGACGGACAGGCAGGTTTTACCACCCCCAACCTGCTTGAAGCCGAAACCGACAGGGCTTTCGTGGCAGCTGCCCGCAAAACGGTGGTGCTGGCTGATCACACCAAGTGGGGCCTGCTGGGCATCAGTTCCATTGCGTCGCTGGAGGACGTTGACGAGGTGATCACCGATTCCGGGCTGGGCCTGGAGGCGCAAAGGTTGATCAGCGAGAGCACCAAGCTTCGGGTGGTTCCCGCCTAG
- a CDS encoding LacI family DNA-binding transcriptional regulator produces the protein MSLTRTRSRRATINDVAHAAGLSRGTVSRVVNGEKYVSDEARQAVEEAIARVGYVRNSAARNLVKQESRAIGLIIHEPHSLLFEDPNIGSILLGANEVLSKADYQLVSLIIDSDRDSRRVADYLRGGLVDGAVIISARASDPIAAAVADIGLPAAFVGHPDGTPDLPYAAIDNVEAARNITGRLLQTGRKRVGMIASALDRDSGQDRLAGFRAAMGEGFDPRMVVEYPLYTYAAGLEGMQELLRRDPAIDGVFAASDAVAAGAMTALQEAGRRVPEDVGIVGFDDSSWALRCRPQLSTVRQPADLLGSAAAELVLAQLSGKPSPPRVLETDIMWRESA, from the coding sequence ATGTCCCTGACCCGCACCCGCTCCCGCCGCGCCACCATCAACGATGTGGCGCACGCAGCCGGGCTCTCACGTGGAACCGTCTCAAGGGTGGTCAACGGGGAGAAATACGTTTCCGACGAGGCCAGGCAGGCAGTGGAGGAGGCAATTGCCCGCGTGGGCTACGTCCGCAACAGTGCCGCCCGGAACCTGGTCAAGCAGGAGTCCAGGGCGATAGGCCTGATCATCCACGAGCCCCACTCCCTGCTCTTCGAGGACCCGAACATCGGCTCGATCCTGCTCGGGGCCAACGAGGTGCTTTCGAAGGCGGACTACCAACTGGTGTCGCTGATTATCGATTCCGACCGCGACAGCCGCCGGGTGGCGGATTACCTCCGAGGCGGCCTTGTGGACGGGGCGGTGATTATCTCCGCCCGTGCCTCCGACCCCATCGCGGCAGCCGTGGCCGACATCGGTTTGCCGGCCGCCTTTGTGGGCCACCCGGACGGAACCCCGGACCTGCCCTACGCGGCCATAGACAATGTGGAGGCGGCGCGCAACATCACCGGGCGGCTGCTGCAGACTGGCCGGAAGCGGGTGGGGATGATCGCCAGCGCGCTGGACCGCGACTCGGGCCAGGACCGGCTTGCCGGATTCCGTGCCGCCATGGGCGAGGGCTTCGATCCGCGCATGGTTGTGGAATACCCGCTGTACACCTACGCCGCGGGACTGGAAGGAATGCAGGAACTGCTGCGGCGCGATCCTGCCATCGACGGCGTCTTTGCCGCGTCGGATGCGGTGGCCGCCGGTGCGATGACAGCACTCCAGGAGGCAGGACGCCGGGTGCCTGAAGACGTGGGCATTGTTGGCTTCGACGACAGCAGCTGGGCGCTGCGGTGCAGGCCGCAGCTCTCCACCGTGCGCCAGCCGGCCGACCTGCTGGGAAGCGCGGCTGCGGAACTGGTCCTCGCACAGCTTTCGGGAAAGCCCAGCCCGCCGCGCGTGCTGGAAACAGACATCATGTGGCGCGAATCAGCCTAG
- the acs gene encoding acetate--CoA ligase, translated as MSQDTSSAVATPSAGAAQQGEAHGDAFENLLHETRAFPPTPEFAANAVVTAAEYAEADADRPAFWAKKARELLTWNKDFDQALDWSNPPFAKWFVGGEVNAAYNALDRHVENGLGDRVAIYFEGEPGDTSTYTYAQLTEEVKKAANAFESLGVAKGDRVAVYLPMIPEAVITLLACARIGAVHSVVFGGFSADALRSRIDDAEAKLVVTADGTYRRGKPSALKPAVDEALAKDGHTVQNVVVVKRNGQDVDWHEGRDHWWADTVEAASAEHTAVGHDSEHPLFILYTSGTTGKPKGILHTTGGYLTQTAYTHKAVFDLHPETDVYWCTADVGWVTGHSYVTYAPLINGATQVMYEGTPDSPHQGRWWEIVEKYKVSILYTAPTAIRTFMKWGREIPDKYDLSSLRVLGSVGEPINPEAWMWYRKVIGGDKAPIVDTWWQTETGAQMIAPLPGVTATKPGSAQVPLPGIAVDVVDEMGESVPNGHGGFLVIREPWPAMLRGIWGDPERFKDTYWSRFETMYFAGDGAKKDEDGDIWLLGRVDDVMNVSGHRLSTTEIESALVSHPAVAEAAVVGAADETTGQAVVAFVILRGDAVDSGDDIVQELRNHVGKEIGPIAKPKAILVVPELPKTRSGKIMRRLLKDVAEGRDPGDATTLSDPTIMQQIAASLRK; from the coding sequence ACCGCGGCCGAGTATGCAGAGGCCGACGCCGACCGGCCGGCTTTTTGGGCGAAGAAGGCCCGTGAGCTGCTGACCTGGAACAAGGACTTCGACCAGGCGCTGGACTGGTCCAACCCGCCGTTCGCCAAGTGGTTCGTGGGCGGGGAGGTCAACGCGGCCTACAACGCGCTGGACCGGCATGTGGAGAACGGGCTGGGCGACCGGGTGGCCATCTACTTCGAGGGTGAGCCGGGAGATACCAGCACCTACACCTACGCGCAGCTCACCGAAGAAGTGAAGAAGGCGGCCAACGCCTTCGAATCCCTCGGCGTGGCCAAGGGCGACCGGGTTGCCGTCTACCTGCCGATGATCCCCGAAGCCGTGATCACCCTGCTCGCATGTGCCCGCATCGGCGCCGTGCATTCCGTGGTGTTCGGCGGCTTCTCCGCGGACGCCCTGCGCTCCCGGATCGACGACGCCGAAGCCAAGCTGGTGGTCACCGCTGATGGGACCTACCGGCGCGGCAAGCCCAGCGCCCTGAAGCCGGCGGTGGATGAGGCCCTGGCCAAGGACGGCCACACGGTCCAGAACGTAGTGGTGGTCAAGCGCAACGGCCAGGACGTGGACTGGCACGAGGGCCGGGACCACTGGTGGGCCGACACGGTGGAGGCCGCCTCCGCCGAGCACACCGCCGTGGGCCATGACTCCGAGCACCCGCTGTTCATTCTCTACACCTCCGGAACCACCGGAAAGCCCAAAGGCATCCTGCACACCACCGGCGGTTACCTCACCCAGACCGCGTACACGCACAAGGCTGTCTTCGACCTGCACCCGGAAACGGACGTGTACTGGTGCACGGCCGACGTCGGCTGGGTCACCGGCCACTCCTACGTCACCTACGCCCCGCTCATCAACGGTGCCACCCAGGTCATGTACGAAGGGACCCCGGACTCCCCGCACCAGGGCCGCTGGTGGGAGATCGTGGAAAAGTACAAGGTTTCCATCCTGTACACCGCCCCCACTGCAATCCGCACGTTCATGAAGTGGGGCCGGGAAATCCCGGACAAGTACGATCTCTCCTCACTGCGCGTGCTGGGCTCGGTGGGTGAACCCATCAACCCCGAAGCCTGGATGTGGTACCGGAAGGTCATCGGCGGCGACAAGGCACCCATTGTGGACACCTGGTGGCAGACAGAAACCGGCGCCCAGATGATTGCCCCGCTTCCCGGCGTCACCGCCACCAAGCCCGGGTCCGCGCAGGTGCCGCTGCCCGGCATCGCCGTGGACGTGGTGGACGAGATGGGCGAATCAGTGCCCAACGGCCACGGCGGCTTCCTGGTGATCCGCGAACCGTGGCCCGCGATGCTGCGCGGCATCTGGGGCGATCCCGAACGGTTCAAGGACACTTACTGGTCCCGCTTCGAAACCATGTACTTCGCGGGGGACGGCGCCAAGAAGGACGAGGACGGCGACATCTGGCTCCTCGGCCGCGTGGATGACGTCATGAACGTCTCCGGGCACCGGCTCTCAACCACCGAGATCGAATCCGCCCTGGTCTCCCACCCCGCCGTCGCGGAGGCCGCCGTCGTGGGCGCCGCGGACGAGACCACCGGCCAGGCCGTCGTCGCGTTCGTCATCCTCCGCGGTGACGCCGTGGACTCCGGCGACGACATCGTCCAGGAGCTCCGCAACCACGTGGGCAAGGAAATCGGCCCCATCGCCAAGCCGAAGGCCATCCTGGTGGTCCCGGAACTGCCCAAGACCCGCTCCGGGAAGATCATGCGCCGCCTGCTGAAGGACGTCGCCGAAGGCCGCGACCCGGGTGACGCCACCACCCTCTCGGATCCCACGATCATGCAGCAGATCGCCGCTTCCCTCAGAAAATAA
- a CDS encoding beta-galactosidase, producing MSPSRTPVKQLSGTGNFVYGCDYNPEQWERSVWEEDVRLMKRAGVNLVAVNIFGWAEVEGSPGIYSFERLDEILELLHANGIGVNLGTGTSSTPAWLTTLHPEILPRSASGVLAWPGGRQAWCPSSPHYREHALRLVRETVRRYGAHPAVRLWHVSNELGCHNALCYCDVSAAAFRGWLEARYSTLDALNKAWGTTFWSQRYSAWEQILPPRTTASTNNPTQVLDFHRFSSDELLGYYQAEADILRQHSSIPVTTNFMVTAHIRNLDYWSWAPRMDVIANDHYLDHRLAAPGTELAFAADTTRGLAQGQPWLLMEHSTSAVNWQPRNIAKEPGEMLRNSLAHLARGADGLCFFQWRASVQGSEKFHSAMLPHAGTDSRIWREVLELGGILEKLAEVAGTTVTAEAALVFSWEAWWAYDQESHPSSDVRYLDQVHAMYKALWDAGITVDIVAPGASLSGYKLAVVPGLYLVREREAAVLADYVRKGGTAVVTYFSGIVDENETVFTGGYPGAFRDLLGTRSEEFYPLPPGRTLALDNGSTASLWTEAARLEGAEAKVSFSEGHLAGSPAVTRNGYGPGSAWYIGTVLDPAGLRDIVTEAASDAGITVLESPEGLEVVVRSGVNGSYTFLINHSQDEHKFAAHGRELIVGEDVSNAVVIPAGAVRVVRTSNPTPPTGPSTGQKDK from the coding sequence TTGAGTCCCAGCAGAACGCCTGTCAAGCAACTGTCCGGAACCGGGAACTTTGTGTATGGCTGCGATTACAACCCGGAACAGTGGGAGCGGTCCGTCTGGGAGGAAGACGTCAGGCTGATGAAGCGCGCAGGCGTCAACCTCGTGGCCGTCAACATCTTTGGCTGGGCGGAAGTCGAGGGCTCCCCCGGAATCTACTCATTCGAGCGGCTGGACGAGATTCTTGAACTGCTCCACGCCAACGGAATCGGGGTCAACCTGGGCACCGGCACATCATCCACGCCCGCATGGCTCACCACGCTGCATCCGGAGATCCTTCCCCGGTCGGCGTCAGGAGTGCTGGCCTGGCCCGGTGGACGCCAGGCCTGGTGCCCCAGTTCGCCGCACTACCGGGAACACGCCCTGAGGCTGGTGCGGGAGACCGTCCGCCGCTATGGCGCCCACCCCGCCGTCCGGCTGTGGCACGTCTCCAATGAACTCGGCTGCCACAACGCCCTGTGCTACTGCGACGTGTCCGCCGCGGCGTTCCGCGGTTGGCTCGAGGCGCGGTACAGCACCCTGGATGCACTCAACAAAGCCTGGGGCACCACATTCTGGTCCCAGCGGTACTCCGCCTGGGAGCAGATCCTGCCGCCCCGGACCACCGCCTCCACCAACAACCCCACCCAGGTCCTCGACTTCCACCGTTTCAGTTCGGACGAACTGCTCGGCTACTACCAGGCCGAAGCGGACATCCTCCGGCAGCACAGCAGCATTCCGGTCACCACCAACTTCATGGTCACGGCGCATATCCGCAACCTGGATTACTGGTCCTGGGCGCCGCGGATGGATGTGATCGCCAATGACCACTACCTGGACCACCGCCTTGCTGCTCCCGGCACGGAACTGGCCTTTGCCGCCGACACCACCCGCGGGCTGGCCCAGGGCCAGCCCTGGCTGCTGATGGAGCACTCCACCTCGGCCGTGAACTGGCAGCCCCGAAACATCGCCAAGGAACCGGGTGAGATGCTGCGCAACTCGCTCGCCCACCTGGCCCGGGGAGCGGACGGCCTGTGCTTCTTCCAGTGGCGCGCGTCCGTCCAGGGCAGCGAGAAGTTCCATTCAGCGATGCTGCCCCATGCCGGAACCGACTCCCGGATCTGGCGGGAGGTCCTGGAACTGGGCGGCATCCTCGAGAAACTCGCCGAGGTCGCGGGAACCACTGTCACGGCAGAGGCGGCCCTGGTGTTCAGCTGGGAAGCCTGGTGGGCCTACGACCAGGAGTCCCACCCTTCTTCTGACGTGCGGTACCTCGACCAGGTCCACGCCATGTACAAGGCACTCTGGGACGCCGGCATCACGGTGGACATCGTTGCCCCGGGCGCCAGTCTCTCCGGTTACAAACTGGCGGTCGTCCCCGGCCTTTATCTCGTCCGGGAACGCGAGGCCGCGGTACTGGCCGATTACGTCAGGAAGGGGGGCACCGCCGTCGTCACGTATTTCAGCGGCATCGTGGATGAAAACGAAACGGTGTTCACCGGAGGTTACCCGGGGGCGTTCCGCGACCTGCTGGGCACCCGCTCCGAGGAGTTCTACCCCCTGCCGCCGGGACGGACCCTGGCACTGGACAACGGGTCCACCGCCTCGCTGTGGACCGAGGCCGCGCGGCTCGAAGGTGCCGAAGCCAAGGTGTCGTTCAGCGAAGGGCACCTGGCCGGGTCGCCCGCAGTAACCCGGAACGGCTACGGACCCGGGAGCGCCTGGTACATCGGCACCGTACTCGACCCGGCAGGGCTGCGTGACATTGTCACCGAAGCCGCCAGTGATGCCGGAATCACCGTGCTGGAATCCCCGGAAGGCCTGGAAGTTGTTGTCCGCTCAGGTGTGAATGGCAGCTACACCTTCCTTATTAACCACTCACAGGACGAGCACAAGTTCGCGGCGCATGGCCGGGAACTCATTGTGGGCGAGGACGTCTCCAACGCCGTCGTCATTCCTGCAGGCGCGGTTCGCGTTGTCCGCACCTCCAATCCAACACCCCCAACCGGCCCAAGCACCGGCCAAAAGGATAAATGA
- a CDS encoding carbohydrate ABC transporter permease, producing the protein MKVTRTSTAPEPALGAPKTRRAKTTGAQRRAVFLFVAPFGVLFLAFYAVPIVFAVVQSLLTVERKGTFGRPQQVFGGFVQYQQVFQNTEFWESVGRVLLFGVVQVPIMLGLALLFALLLDSPLLKGKKFFRLAFFAPYAVPGVIAAIMWGFLYSPSLSPFDAITSQVNLLSAELVLWAVANIVTWVYVGYNMLIIYSSLLAIPTEIYEAARLDGASNLQIALRIKIPLVVPAIILTGVFSIIGTLQLLAEPQTLRSFSSAISSTFTPNLAVYTTASVPNYNLAAAFSVVLALATFVLSFVFLKATQRKVSQ; encoded by the coding sequence ATGAAAGTGACCAGAACCAGCACAGCCCCGGAACCGGCCCTGGGGGCGCCGAAGACCCGGAGAGCCAAAACCACCGGCGCCCAGCGCCGGGCCGTCTTCCTGTTCGTGGCGCCCTTCGGTGTCCTCTTCCTTGCCTTCTACGCTGTCCCGATCGTCTTCGCGGTGGTTCAGTCCCTGCTGACGGTGGAGCGCAAGGGCACCTTCGGCCGGCCCCAGCAGGTCTTTGGCGGATTCGTGCAGTACCAGCAGGTTTTCCAGAACACGGAATTCTGGGAGTCGGTGGGACGCGTGCTCTTGTTCGGAGTTGTCCAGGTGCCCATCATGCTGGGCCTTGCCCTCCTGTTCGCCCTGCTGCTCGATTCACCCCTGCTGAAGGGCAAGAAGTTCTTCCGGCTTGCCTTCTTCGCCCCGTATGCGGTGCCAGGCGTCATTGCCGCCATCATGTGGGGCTTCCTGTACTCCCCCTCGCTTTCCCCGTTCGACGCCATCACCTCGCAGGTGAACCTCCTCTCCGCAGAACTGGTCCTGTGGGCGGTCGCAAACATCGTGACCTGGGTGTACGTGGGCTACAACATGCTGATCATCTACTCGTCATTGCTGGCCATCCCCACAGAGATCTACGAGGCGGCCCGGCTGGACGGTGCCAGCAACCTCCAGATCGCTTTACGGATCAAGATTCCGCTGGTGGTCCCGGCCATCATCCTCACCGGAGTGTTCTCGATCATCGGCACGCTCCAATTGCTCGCCGAGCCCCAGACTTTGCGCAGTTTCAGCTCCGCCATCAGCAGCACCTTCACCCCGAACCTGGCCGTGTACACCACGGCGTCCGTTCCCAACTACAACCTCGCCGCGGCATTCTCGGTGGTGCTGGCCCTGGCCACATTCGTTCTTTCCTTCGTCTTCCTCAAGGCAACCCAGCGGAAGGTCTCCCAGTGA
- a CDS encoding carbohydrate ABC transporter permease — MSRSAAMLIMGVFTLYFLTPIWWLLVSSSKTGGEITSTAPLWFTMDSVPTFMANLGNLFTYSDGVFGRWLANSALYAGLGALLGTVIAAMCGYALAKYEFRGREAIFNIVLSGVLVPATALALPLFLIFSEVKLTNTLWAVFLPSLVSPFGVYLARIYAAASVPTELLEAARLDGSSEVRTFFTVSTRLMAPALVTIFLFQFVAIWNNFFLPLIMLRDQVLFPVTLGLYAWNSQISQIPELRVLVIVGALVSILPLIATFLALQRFWSSGLGAGSVK; from the coding sequence ATGTCGCGGAGCGCAGCGATGCTCATCATGGGCGTCTTCACGCTCTATTTCCTGACCCCCATCTGGTGGCTGCTGGTGTCCTCCTCCAAGACGGGTGGTGAGATCACCAGCACCGCACCGCTGTGGTTCACCATGGATTCTGTTCCCACCTTCATGGCCAATCTGGGAAATCTCTTCACCTACAGCGACGGCGTCTTTGGGCGCTGGCTTGCCAACAGCGCGCTCTACGCCGGACTCGGAGCCTTGCTTGGTACGGTCATCGCCGCCATGTGCGGCTACGCTTTGGCAAAGTACGAGTTCCGTGGCCGCGAAGCCATCTTCAACATCGTGCTGAGCGGCGTCCTGGTTCCGGCAACCGCCCTGGCCCTGCCGCTGTTCCTGATCTTCAGCGAAGTGAAACTGACCAACACCCTGTGGGCCGTGTTCCTCCCCAGCCTGGTCAGTCCCTTCGGGGTCTACCTCGCCCGGATCTACGCGGCGGCGAGCGTTCCCACCGAACTCCTGGAGGCTGCACGGCTCGATGGTTCCTCAGAAGTGAGGACCTTCTTCACAGTCTCCACCCGCCTCATGGCCCCGGCACTGGTGACCATCTTCCTGTTCCAGTTCGTGGCCATCTGGAACAACTTCTTCCTGCCCCTGATCATGCTCCGCGACCAGGTGCTGTTCCCGGTCACGCTGGGGCTGTACGCCTGGAACAGCCAGATCAGCCAGATTCCCGAGCTCCGCGTCCTGGTGATCGTCGGGGCGCTCGTATCAATCCTCCCGCTGATTGCAACGTTCCTGGCGCTTCAACGTTTCTGGAGCAGCGGGCTGGGCGCCGGAAGCGTCAAGTAG